One genomic segment of Devosia sp. includes these proteins:
- a CDS encoding Gfo/Idh/MocA family oxidoreductase gives MRVGIIGLGYRLGYLARVFSAARDDFEIVGYVDPEPAGLPYARQHGVSVGQSFGSLDELIDKGGLDLLMVGSPNHMHLEHIRTGLARGMKIFAEKPVVTSIEDTMALAELIGQYGSDRVMVGLVLRYAPLYVELRKAQAEGKLGDIASIEASEHIPPYHGAFFMRDWRRYEKYSGSFMLEKCCHDLDLYNGVMGCRPRYVASFGGRRSFIPANAPQETGVNDLEVYHRKPSGWQGSDKVFDSDGDIIDFQTAIVQYDNGAALTFHTNLNVPDDFRRFAVIGAKGMAEGDFIRNYFRVTDSRTSERLEDKTFKTSELSQHYGADEQMAEDILRHLIEGVPLPVSVTDALEAGLLALSMDEAMANRSVVDMTPIWQRFDAALGRGN, from the coding sequence ATGCGGGTTGGCATAATTGGCCTTGGCTATCGACTTGGTTACCTGGCGCGGGTGTTTTCCGCGGCCCGGGACGATTTCGAGATTGTCGGCTATGTCGACCCCGAGCCTGCTGGCCTGCCCTATGCCAGGCAGCACGGCGTTTCCGTTGGCCAGTCTTTCGGCAGCCTCGACGAACTGATCGACAAGGGTGGTCTCGATCTGCTGATGGTGGGCTCGCCCAACCACATGCATCTCGAGCACATCCGCACCGGGCTGGCGCGCGGCATGAAGATCTTTGCGGAAAAGCCGGTGGTGACCTCGATTGAGGACACGATGGCGCTGGCCGAACTGATCGGGCAATACGGGTCAGACCGGGTCATGGTTGGCCTCGTTCTGCGCTATGCCCCGCTTTATGTCGAGCTGCGCAAGGCCCAGGCCGAAGGCAAGCTGGGCGATATTGCCTCCATCGAGGCTTCCGAGCACATCCCGCCCTATCACGGCGCCTTTTTCATGCGCGACTGGCGGCGGTACGAAAAGTATTCGGGCAGCTTCATGCTCGAAAAGTGCTGCCACGATCTCGACCTCTATAATGGCGTCATGGGCTGCCGCCCGCGCTATGTCGCCAGCTTCGGCGGCCGCCGAAGCTTCATTCCTGCCAATGCGCCGCAGGAGACCGGGGTCAATGACCTTGAGGTCTATCACCGCAAGCCGTCAGGCTGGCAGGGATCGGACAAGGTGTTCGACAGCGATGGCGACATCATCGATTTCCAGACCGCCATCGTTCAATACGACAATGGCGCGGCGCTGACCTTCCACACCAATCTCAATGTCCCCGACGATTTCCGGCGGTTTGCGGTGATCGGCGCCAAGGGCATGGCGGAGGGGGATTTCATCCGCAACTATTTCCGCGTCACCGATAGCCGCACCTCCGAGCGCCTCGAAGACAAGACCTTCAAGACCTCCGAGCTCAGCCAGCACTACGGCGCCGACGAGCAGATGGCCGAGGATATCCTGCGTCACCTGATCGAAGGCGTGCCGTTGCCGGTATCGGTTACCGACGCGCTTGAGGCGGGCCTATTGGCCCTGTCGATGGACGAAGCCATGGCCAATCGCTCCGTGGTCGACATGACCCCGATCTGGCAGCGCTTCGATGCTGCCCTTGGCCGCGGCAATTAA
- a CDS encoding sugar ABC transporter permease — translation MTSTRSATLFALALLAPALIYILTIVAYPLVDTILLSFTNASLRADYDFVGWANYQRIFGAGNFTEVIIRTFIWTFFSVSMKMIIGMCGAVLLNAAIPGQALFRILTMPPWIVPMAIGIFMWGWMYNGQFGMISGLLQNFGLIGGPIAFLAYGDTAFWATIVTDVWIGVPMVTIYFLAAMQSIPRDLHEAAWTDGAGRFYRFRRITLPLMVPAIITMSLLSLIATFNSFDIIWILTQGGPSGSTTTMIIDTYKTAMGSRKYGEGAARAVVISLFVTIFCIVYFRAVRRLQQGEAK, via the coding sequence ATGACCAGCACCAGAAGCGCCACCCTGTTTGCCCTCGCCCTGCTGGCACCGGCCCTCATCTACATCCTGACCATCGTGGCCTATCCACTGGTCGACACGATCCTGCTCAGCTTTACCAATGCCTCGCTGCGGGCCGATTACGACTTTGTCGGCTGGGCCAATTACCAGCGTATTTTCGGCGCCGGCAATTTCACCGAAGTCATCATCCGCACCTTCATCTGGACCTTCTTCTCGGTCTCCATGAAAATGATCATTGGCATGTGCGGCGCTGTGCTGCTCAATGCCGCCATCCCCGGTCAGGCCCTGTTCCGCATTCTCACCATGCCGCCCTGGATCGTGCCCATGGCCATCGGCATCTTCATGTGGGGCTGGATGTATAACGGCCAGTTCGGGATGATTTCCGGCCTGTTGCAGAATTTCGGGCTGATCGGCGGGCCCATTGCCTTCCTCGCCTACGGCGACACCGCCTTTTGGGCGACCATCGTCACCGACGTGTGGATCGGCGTGCCCATGGTCACCATCTATTTCCTGGCCGCCATGCAGTCGATCCCGCGGGATTTGCACGAAGCTGCCTGGACCGATGGCGCTGGGCGCTTCTACCGGTTCCGCCGCATCACGCTGCCGCTGATGGTGCCCGCCATCATCACCATGAGCCTGCTTTCGCTCATCGCCACCTTCAATTCCTTCGACATCATCTGGATCCTGACCCAGGGCGGTCCGTCCGGCTCGACCACCACGATGATCATCGACACCTACAAGACCGCCATGGGCTCCCGCAAATATGGCGAAGGCGCCGCCCGCGCCGTGGTCATCTCGCTCTTCGTCACCATATTCTGCATCGTCTACTTCCGCGCGGTCCGCCGGCTCCAGCAGGGAGAAGCCAAATGA
- a CDS encoding carbohydrate ABC transporter permease, protein MIDRYRWQEVLGLYAGIAVFLFFVLAPFIEGFLVSLKPLAQLFSTPYSFIPKNGSFDAYFTMWQSVPALGMHIFNSFFISSVVTLIVIVIVVPAAYAFARFNFTGAGLMLGGFLAVNMFSGAVLLIPLFRLMRTMGLLNTYWAMIVPGAAFLIPSSIWLLRTYMLRIPRELDEAAWVDGATRLYTLRRVILPLAMPGIVVVAIMTFIGAYAQQFIFALTFNSKTEFMPLPIGLFAFFGKQEVIWNELMAASFVGILPVMIVIVFLQRYLVAGLTAGAVKQ, encoded by the coding sequence ATGATCGATCGCTACCGGTGGCAGGAGGTCCTGGGCCTCTATGCCGGCATCGCGGTGTTCCTGTTCTTCGTCCTTGCGCCTTTCATCGAAGGGTTCCTGGTCTCGCTGAAGCCCTTGGCGCAGCTGTTTTCGACGCCCTACAGCTTCATCCCCAAGAACGGCTCGTTCGATGCCTATTTCACCATGTGGCAATCGGTGCCGGCATTGGGCATGCACATCTTCAATTCGTTCTTCATCTCGTCGGTGGTGACGCTGATCGTCATCGTCATCGTGGTGCCGGCCGCCTACGCCTTTGCCCGCTTCAATTTCACGGGCGCCGGCCTGATGCTGGGCGGGTTCCTCGCGGTCAACATGTTCTCGGGCGCTGTGCTGCTGATCCCGCTGTTCCGGCTGATGCGGACCATGGGCCTGCTCAACACCTATTGGGCAATGATCGTGCCGGGCGCCGCCTTCCTCATTCCCTCGTCCATCTGGCTATTGCGCACCTACATGCTGCGCATTCCGCGCGAGCTTGACGAGGCAGCCTGGGTCGATGGGGCAACCCGGCTCTATACGCTGCGCCGGGTCATCCTGCCGCTGGCCATGCCGGGCATCGTCGTGGTCGCGATCATGACCTTCATCGGCGCCTATGCCCAGCAATTCATCTTCGCGCTGACCTTCAATTCCAAGACCGAGTTCATGCCGCTGCCGATCGGGCTCTTCGCCTTCTTCGGCAAGCAGGAAGTGATCTGGAACGAGCTGATGGCAGCCTCTTTCGTCGGAATCCTGCCGGTCATGATCGTCATCGTGTTCCTGCAGCGCTATCTCGTCGCCGGTCTCACCGCCGGAGCCGTGAAGCAGTAA
- a CDS encoding extracellular solute-binding protein: MQKTIGLVAVSMLALASATPAAFAQDKEITFINCGDELTAGYAESFAEWEAANPGFKVVPEIVGWGQCQDKVTTLAAAGTPVALAYVGSRTLKQFAQNDLIVPVPMTDEEKAAYYNYVPDTVTFDGTQWGVPVAFSTKALYWNKDLFEEAGLDPEVPPATWEEKIAFAKQITENTDAAGYGAVAKTFDNTMHQFLHWVYTNDGLVIDADGNITLNSPQVLAALTALRDIIPFSEEGPTAYEQNEVRAIWLDGGVAMIEASPGAAIRAEEAGMNWGVANLPLGPDAKGPGTLLITDALAVFKGTGVEDQAISLAKFLTDGDRQWDAEMAQGLTPLRPLHSDDLVAEKPYWKPFLDGIEYGGPEPLFTDYIGLQNVMIEMVQSVVTGAAEPEAALEKAAGELEQYK, encoded by the coding sequence ATGCAGAAGACTATCGGTTTGGTGGCCGTTTCGATGCTGGCTCTGGCCAGCGCGACTCCGGCGGCCTTTGCCCAGGACAAGGAAATCACCTTCATCAACTGCGGCGACGAGCTCACCGCAGGCTATGCGGAAAGCTTCGCCGAGTGGGAAGCTGCCAATCCGGGCTTCAAGGTCGTTCCCGAGATCGTGGGCTGGGGCCAATGCCAGGACAAGGTGACGACGCTCGCCGCCGCCGGTACCCCGGTTGCCCTGGCCTATGTCGGCTCGCGTACCCTCAAGCAGTTCGCCCAGAACGACCTGATCGTTCCGGTGCCGATGACCGATGAGGAAAAGGCCGCTTACTACAATTACGTGCCCGATACCGTCACCTTCGACGGCACCCAGTGGGGCGTGCCGGTGGCCTTCTCCACCAAGGCTCTCTACTGGAACAAGGACCTGTTTGAAGAAGCCGGTCTCGATCCGGAAGTGCCGCCCGCGACCTGGGAAGAAAAGATCGCTTTCGCCAAGCAGATCACCGAGAACACCGATGCCGCCGGCTACGGCGCCGTCGCCAAGACCTTCGACAACACCATGCACCAGTTCCTGCATTGGGTTTACACCAATGACGGCCTGGTCATCGATGCCGATGGCAATATCACGCTGAACTCGCCGCAGGTGCTAGCCGCCCTGACCGCGCTCCGCGACATCATCCCGTTCTCCGAAGAAGGCCCGACGGCCTACGAGCAGAACGAAGTCCGCGCCATCTGGCTGGACGGCGGCGTCGCCATGATCGAGGCGTCTCCGGGTGCTGCCATCCGCGCCGAAGAAGCCGGCATGAACTGGGGTGTCGCCAACCTGCCGCTCGGCCCCGATGCCAAGGGCCCCGGCACGCTGCTGATCACCGACGCGCTGGCCGTGTTCAAGGGCACTGGTGTTGAAGACCAGGCCATCAGCCTCGCCAAGTTCCTGACCGACGGCGACCGTCAGTGGGATGCGGAAATGGCCCAGGGCCTGACCCCGCTGCGTCCGCTGCACTCCGATGACCTCGTGGCAGAGAAGCCCTATTGGAAGCCGTTCCTCGACGGTATCGAATATGGTGGTCCCGAGCCGCTGTTCACTGACTATATCGGTCTGCAGAACGTCATGATCGAAATGGTCCAGTCGGTCGTGACCGGCGCCGCCGAGCCCGAAGCTGCCCTTGAAAAGGCCGCCGGCGAACTCGAGCAGTACAAGTAA
- the ugpC gene encoding sn-glycerol-3-phosphate ABC transporter ATP-binding protein UgpC encodes MSQLSLKRLEKSFNEARIIKGIDLDVSEGEFVVFVGPSGCGKSTLLRMIAGLEDVSAGEIEIGGNVVNDLPPVQRGIAMVFQSYALYPHMSVYENIAFPLRVEKLPQAEVDKRVSAAAKVLQLESRLQHRPGQLSGGQRQRVAIGRAIVRQPKIFLFDEPLSNLDAALRSEMRIELMELHKRLGSTMVYVTHDQVEAMTMADKIVVLDAGTIAQVGSPLELYHRPDNLFVAGFIGSPKMNFISGKVRAADGTKATIDLGTLGTIQLPRTSTSIAGQDVTLGIRPEHLNLGAGDFTIETVPNIVEQLGIHTITYSTLPAGESFTGLFEGNPDVVDGKPVTLGFNTDKVHLFDAKGLAVY; translated from the coding sequence ATGTCGCAGCTGAGCCTCAAGCGCCTCGAAAAATCGTTCAACGAAGCCCGCATCATCAAGGGGATCGACCTTGATGTGAGCGAGGGCGAGTTCGTGGTCTTTGTCGGCCCGTCCGGCTGTGGCAAGTCCACCCTGTTGCGCATGATCGCCGGGCTCGAGGATGTCAGCGCTGGCGAGATCGAAATCGGCGGCAATGTCGTCAACGACCTGCCGCCCGTGCAGCGCGGCATCGCCATGGTGTTCCAGTCCTATGCGCTCTATCCGCATATGAGCGTTTACGAAAATATCGCTTTCCCGCTGCGCGTCGAAAAGCTGCCACAAGCTGAAGTCGACAAGCGCGTTTCGGCGGCCGCCAAGGTGTTGCAGCTCGAAAGTCGCCTGCAGCATCGCCCCGGCCAGCTTTCGGGCGGCCAGCGCCAGCGCGTCGCCATCGGCCGCGCCATCGTGCGCCAGCCCAAGATCTTCCTGTTCGATGAGCCGCTCAGCAATCTCGACGCCGCTCTGCGCTCGGAAATGCGTATCGAGTTGATGGAACTGCACAAGCGCCTGGGCTCGACCATGGTCTATGTGACCCATGACCAGGTCGAGGCCATGACCATGGCCGACAAGATCGTGGTGCTCGATGCCGGCACCATCGCCCAGGTCGGCTCGCCGCTTGAGCTCTACCACCGGCCCGACAATCTGTTCGTCGCCGGTTTCATCGGCTCGCCGAAGATGAACTTCATCTCGGGCAAGGTCCGCGCGGCCGATGGCACCAAGGCTACCATCGACCTGGGCACGCTTGGCACGATCCAGTTGCCGCGCACCAGCACCTCCATTGCCGGGCAGGATGTGACCCTGGGCATCCGGCCCGAGCACCTCAATCTCGGCGCCGGCGATTTCACCATCGAGACCGTGCCCAATATCGTCGAGCAGCTGGGCATCCACACCATCACCTATTCCACCCTGCCGGCCGGAGAATCCTTTACCGGCCTGTTCGAGGGCAACCCCGACGTCGTCGACGGCAAACCCGTGACCCTGGGTTTCAACACCGACAAGGTGCATTTGTTCGACGCCAAGGGCCTGGCCGTGTACTGA
- a CDS encoding MurR/RpiR family transcriptional regulator — protein sequence MLDIVGLLQTEKDAFTRSERALTEIVLADVDSVLKMSIVDLAEQGGVSPPTVTRFCRRLGCDSYADFKVRLAQSRFVGQRYLAPAEGPTSPHEIAQGVVNGIQSIIYETFDNLDFDAVERAAIGIAKSSFVLAFGSGGASSMMAGEIETRLFRLGLKVASTDDHQLQLMRVAAAPAGTVVVAFSMSGNNAQLAKTLTVAGEYGLTRVVATRSGSMVSAQSDILLPVNWHENADILRPTPGRYAFLATVDVLAQTVATRMGPTAVASMRRIKHQLVVNRDGDDAQPLGD from the coding sequence ATGCTGGACATTGTGGGCTTGTTGCAGACGGAAAAGGACGCCTTTACCCGCTCGGAACGCGCCCTGACCGAGATCGTGCTGGCCGATGTCGACAGCGTGCTCAAGATGAGCATCGTGGACCTGGCCGAACAGGGCGGGGTTTCACCCCCGACGGTAACCCGTTTCTGCCGCCGGCTCGGCTGCGACTCCTACGCCGATTTCAAGGTGCGCCTGGCCCAGTCCCGCTTCGTCGGCCAGCGCTATCTGGCGCCCGCGGAAGGTCCGACCTCCCCGCACGAGATCGCCCAGGGCGTCGTCAACGGCATCCAGTCGATCATCTACGAGACCTTCGACAATCTCGATTTCGACGCCGTCGAGCGCGCAGCCATTGGCATCGCCAAGTCCAGTTTCGTGCTCGCCTTTGGCTCGGGCGGTGCCTCATCGATGATGGCCGGGGAAATCGAAACCCGCCTGTTCCGGCTGGGGCTGAAGGTGGCGTCCACCGACGACCATCAACTGCAGTTGATGCGGGTCGCGGCCGCGCCGGCCGGCACCGTGGTGGTGGCCTTTTCCATGTCGGGCAACAATGCGCAACTTGCCAAGACGCTGACCGTGGCCGGGGAATATGGCCTGACCCGCGTGGTCGCGACACGCTCCGGCTCCATGGTCTCGGCCCAATCCGATATTCTCCTGCCGGTCAACTGGCACGAGAATGCCGATATCCTGCGGCCCACCCCCGGCCGCTACGCATTCCTGGCCACCGTCGACGTCTTGGCCCAGACCGTGGCGACCCGCATGGGGCCGACGGCGGTGGCCAGCATGCGCCGCATCAAGCACCAGCTCGTCGTCAATCGCGACGGCGACGACGCCCAGCCCCTGGGGGACTGA
- a CDS encoding beta-N-acetylhexosaminidase, with the protein MTTSFSLVTTWSPATDSEPLGYGLELTNTGDQPVASFQLGFSGPARIDPHATLDNGKLLKRLSNHTLIAPPDGFVLQPGETWTATARGLSYGLRHWSDGANSAYAVLEDGGIIAIPTAPTQGKGHNSPLLKGAARFPVPAKAPVAHSIVPWPNHVATTGARVAPVGLDLVPEGDLAIRAADAFADLTAELFPVEAIVRPASEGGMSVHVTEKPGMGAEAYEIAFAENSAGVSASTHAGLFYGLVTLGHMLRGARLHPTTFTWPVGGTINDEPGFSFRGSHLDVARQFYTGAEVSRLIRIMAWNKMNRFHWHLTEDEAWRLEIDAYPQLTEIAAWRGHGKALPPLLGSGPQPSGGYYSKKVVREIVALADDLAIAVIPEIDMPGHFYAALQALPELRDPAEEGEYQSVQGFPNNSLNPAHEPVYRFIETVIDETLELFPAGIFHLGADEVPLAAWSGSPLALDMLEKLAGPAMRQKHEAQFNQLGNHHGADEIEGSPTAILQAEFIKRVHQYIASKGAITGGWEEAAHGDAVAKDKAYVIGWRNVEINAALAERGFDIVVSPGQRYYLDMANGVSWAEPGAGWAGWSGPQETYEFEARAGFSEAGLKHLLGIQSCIWSESMTDRAIFDRLVFPRLSAIAEAGWTLPERKSWDRFKSMVGLMPIMYGHWAAE; encoded by the coding sequence ATGACCACATCCTTTTCCCTCGTCACCACCTGGTCACCGGCCACCGATAGCGAACCTTTGGGCTATGGTCTCGAATTGACCAATACTGGCGATCAGCCGGTCGCCAGTTTCCAGCTTGGATTTTCGGGGCCCGCCCGCATCGACCCGCACGCGACGCTCGACAACGGCAAGCTCCTCAAGCGTCTTTCCAATCACACCCTGATTGCGCCACCCGACGGGTTTGTGCTGCAGCCGGGCGAAACCTGGACCGCCACGGCCCGCGGCCTGTCCTATGGCCTGCGTCACTGGAGCGATGGCGCCAATTCGGCCTATGCGGTGCTCGAGGATGGCGGCATCATTGCCATTCCCACCGCGCCAACCCAGGGCAAGGGACACAATTCGCCCCTGCTCAAGGGCGCGGCGCGCTTTCCGGTGCCAGCCAAAGCCCCGGTTGCCCATTCCATCGTGCCCTGGCCAAACCATGTGGCAACCACCGGAGCCCGCGTGGCGCCCGTGGGCCTGGACCTGGTCCCCGAGGGTGATCTCGCCATCCGCGCTGCCGATGCCTTCGCGGACCTCACGGCCGAGCTTTTTCCGGTCGAAGCCATCGTGCGTCCGGCCTCCGAGGGCGGCATGAGCGTTCACGTCACCGAAAAGCCGGGCATGGGCGCCGAAGCCTATGAAATCGCTTTTGCCGAAAACAGCGCCGGCGTCTCCGCCTCGACCCATGCTGGACTCTTTTATGGCCTGGTGACCCTGGGACACATGTTGCGTGGCGCGCGGCTACATCCGACGACGTTCACCTGGCCAGTTGGCGGCACCATCAATGACGAACCCGGATTTTCCTTCCGGGGCAGCCATCTGGACGTGGCGCGGCAGTTCTATACCGGCGCCGAGGTCAGCCGGCTGATCCGCATCATGGCCTGGAACAAGATGAACCGGTTCCACTGGCACCTGACCGAGGACGAGGCCTGGCGCCTGGAAATCGACGCCTACCCGCAATTGACCGAAATCGCTGCCTGGCGCGGGCATGGCAAGGCGCTGCCGCCGCTGCTCGGGTCGGGTCCGCAGCCCAGCGGCGGCTATTACAGCAAGAAGGTGGTGCGCGAGATCGTCGCCCTGGCCGATGACCTGGCCATTGCCGTCATCCCCGAAATCGACATGCCCGGCCACTTCTATGCGGCCCTGCAGGCGCTGCCTGAATTGCGCGATCCGGCCGAAGAGGGCGAATATCAATCGGTCCAGGGCTTTCCAAACAACAGCCTCAACCCGGCCCACGAGCCGGTCTATCGCTTCATCGAAACGGTAATCGATGAAACCCTGGAGCTGTTTCCGGCCGGTATCTTCCACCTGGGCGCCGACGAGGTGCCACTGGCAGCCTGGTCGGGCTCGCCGCTGGCGCTCGACATGCTGGAAAAGCTCGCCGGCCCGGCCATGCGCCAGAAGCACGAAGCCCAGTTCAATCAATTGGGCAATCACCACGGAGCCGACGAGATCGAAGGTTCGCCCACCGCGATTCTGCAGGCCGAATTCATCAAGCGCGTCCATCAGTACATCGCCTCCAAGGGCGCCATAACCGGCGGCTGGGAAGAGGCGGCGCATGGGGACGCGGTGGCCAAGGACAAGGCCTATGTCATCGGCTGGCGCAATGTCGAGATCAATGCCGCGCTGGCCGAACGCGGCTTCGACATCGTCGTTTCCCCTGGTCAGCGTTATTATCTCGACATGGCCAATGGCGTCTCCTGGGCCGAACCCGGTGCCGGCTGGGCCGGCTGGTCAGGCCCGCAGGAAACCTATGAATTCGAGGCGCGTGCGGGCTTCTCCGAGGCCGGGCTCAAGCATCTTCTCGGCATCCAGAGCTGCATCTGGTCCGAGAGCATGACCGATCGGGCCATCTTCGACCGGCTGGTCTTTCCACGCCTTTCGGCCATTGCCGAAGCCGGCTGGACCCTGCCCGAGCGCAAGAGCTGGGATCGCTTCAAATCCATGGTTGGCCTGATGCCGATCATGTACGGCCACTGGGCCGCCGAATAG
- a CDS encoding MFS transporter produces MVAHWRIIALFFIHALAVGAVHTRIPDLQEMMGLSEAQLGLILVGQPAGGLPMFLISSSIIERFGPRRVLMVMLPVVICTTALIGLLLHPVAMFLLLAANGVGFSLTNIAINVEADRVEAATGARIMNTCHGVWSIGFLVTALVGALMRGVGVSPAWHLGLMAPVLIGALFVVALPMAITPERPHTAQTKRRLALPTLATMGLVAFGLGAGLTEGAARAWSIIYLRDSFEVAPWIQSLALPALVAAMAAGRLMADRVLDRVGTVPMARWLASLAIAGLITVGLAPNAGLALMGFVMVGLGICVLYPLMLSAAARIGDRPASQNVAAVTLVFQLVNLGAPALIGAVAQGFGVRFAFTILIPLLVMTVVTAGQLQPKGAARTTP; encoded by the coding sequence ATGGTTGCGCATTGGCGCATTATCGCGCTCTTCTTCATTCACGCCCTGGCCGTCGGCGCGGTGCATACCCGCATTCCCGACCTGCAGGAGATGATGGGGCTGAGCGAAGCCCAGCTCGGCCTCATCCTCGTGGGCCAGCCGGCGGGCGGGCTGCCGATGTTCCTGATTTCGAGCAGCATCATCGAGCGGTTCGGACCGCGGCGTGTCCTGATGGTCATGCTGCCGGTGGTGATCTGCACCACGGCGCTCATTGGGCTGCTGCTGCATCCGGTTGCCATGTTCCTGCTGCTGGCGGCCAATGGCGTGGGCTTCTCGCTGACCAATATTGCCATCAATGTCGAGGCAGACCGCGTCGAGGCGGCCACCGGCGCGCGCATCATGAACACCTGCCACGGTGTGTGGAGCATCGGCTTTTTGGTGACTGCGCTGGTCGGTGCGCTCATGCGCGGCGTCGGCGTGTCGCCGGCCTGGCATCTGGGCCTGATGGCCCCGGTGCTGATTGGCGCCTTGTTTGTCGTGGCGCTGCCCATGGCCATCACACCGGAGCGGCCGCACACGGCGCAAACCAAAAGGCGCCTGGCCCTGCCGACATTGGCGACCATGGGGCTCGTGGCCTTTGGCCTCGGGGCCGGCCTGACCGAAGGCGCGGCCCGGGCCTGGTCGATCATCTATCTGCGCGACAGTTTCGAGGTTGCGCCCTGGATACAGTCGCTCGCCCTGCCCGCGCTTGTGGCGGCGATGGCCGCTGGCCGGCTCATGGCGGATCGCGTGCTCGATCGGGTCGGCACGGTCCCCATGGCGCGCTGGCTCGCCTCACTGGCAATTGCCGGCCTGATCACCGTCGGCCTCGCGCCCAATGCCGGATTGGCGCTAATGGGCTTCGTAATGGTTGGGCTCGGGATCTGCGTCCTCTACCCGCTCATGCTCTCGGCCGCCGCGCGCATCGGCGACCGCCCGGCGTCACAGAACGTGGCGGCGGTGACGCTGGTGTTTCAACTGGTCAATCTGGGAGCGCCGGCCCTGATCGGTGCCGTGGCGCAGGGCTTTGGGGTGCGCTTCGCCTTCACCATCCTGATCCCGCTTCTGGTGATGACCGTGGTCACCGCGGGTCAGTTGCAGCCAAAGGGGGCGGCCAGGACAACGCCCTGA
- a CDS encoding MmcB family DNA repair protein encodes MAEDLPPIVDLRQSATALRVQRGVMRMLRERHDMACYAEVPLANGRRADVLAVGPKGEIWIIEIKSSLIDFQVDRKWPEYREFSDRFFFAKPPELDADIFPQSEGLIVADGHDGAILRDSPDTPLAPARRKTLMLKLARMGADRIHVLMDPGPRA; translated from the coding sequence ATGGCTGAGGACCTGCCGCCCATTGTCGACCTGCGCCAATCGGCGACGGCGCTGCGGGTGCAAAGGGGCGTCATGCGGATGCTGCGCGAGCGGCACGACATGGCCTGCTATGCCGAAGTGCCGCTGGCCAATGGCCGGCGCGCCGATGTGCTGGCGGTGGGGCCCAAGGGGGAAATCTGGATCATCGAGATCAAGTCGAGCCTCATCGATTTCCAGGTCGACCGCAAATGGCCCGAGTATCGGGAATTCTCGGACCGGTTCTTTTTCGCCAAGCCGCCGGAGCTCGATGCCGATATCTTCCCCCAAAGCGAGGGCCTGATCGTGGCTGACGGCCATGATGGGGCCATTCTGCGCGACAGCCCAGATACGCCCCTCGCCCCGGCGAGGCGCAAGACACTGATGCTCAAACTCGCCCGCATGGGTGCCGATCGGATCCATGTGCTCATGGATCCCGGCCCGCGCGCATAG